The following proteins are encoded in a genomic region of Brachypodium distachyon strain Bd21 chromosome 1, Brachypodium_distachyon_v3.0, whole genome shotgun sequence:
- the LOC112270167 gene encoding uncharacterized protein LOC112270167, with the protein MATSSSFVQEEAKEDAKEESKTINKAKKKVVRRMPQQEVDFVLSYDVGSDDIPDMCPLGEKYPYLVAWARALDIEMAEISEKQDREMLQMQKDYKQQLRAKGYVTYMAEVDVATDDDDEEEEAAAAVAPRGRRRFRRGVLKRGMRIKKLN; encoded by the coding sequence ATGGCGACCTCGAGTTCGTTCGTGCAGGAGGAGGCGAAGGAGGATGCAAAGGAGGAGTCCAAGACGATCAACAAGGCCAAGAAGAAGGTGGTGCGCAGGATGCCGCAGCAAGAGGTGGACTTCGTCTTGTCCTACGACGTGGGCTCCGACGACATTCCGGACATGTGCCCCCTTGGGGAAAAGTATCCCTACTTGGTCGCGTGGGCTAGGGCCTTGGACATCGAGATGGCCGAAATCAGTGAGAAGCAGGACAGAGAGATGCTCCAGATGCAGAAGGACTATAAGCAGCAGCTTCGGGCCAAAGGCTATGTCACTTACATGGCCGAGGTCGACGTGGCCActgacgatgatgatgaggaagaagaagccgcggcggcggttgccccTCGAGGACGGAGGAGGTTCCGCCGGGGTGTCTTGAAGCGGGGTATGCGGATCAAGAAGCTGAATTAA